Proteins encoded in a region of the Dorea longicatena genome:
- a CDS encoding MFS transporter, translated as MFHLLLSVIYLAFISLGLPDALLGSAWPSMYPAFHVPVSYAGIISMIIAAGTVISSLQSDRLTKKLGTGKITAISVATTAVALFGFSVSHSFIALCLWAVPYGLGGGSVDAALNNYVALHYESRHMSWLHCMWGVGASIGPYIMGYALSNKQGWSMGYRYISIFQIGLTAILIISLPLWKQFHKKEHIGQSASGSGNTLPVLTLKQIFQIPGAREILFAFFCYSAVEQTSSLWASSYLVLHLGYSSEKAAGFASLFFIGITVGRGISGFITFKLNDSQMIHLGEGIILLGVLAMLLPLGKTVALAGLILIGLGCAPIYPSIIHSTPAHFGADKSQAIIGVQMAFAYIGTCLMPPLFGIIARSISITLFPAYLGLFLCIMFFMYETVIRKTHTV; from the coding sequence ATGTTTCACTTATTACTTTCCGTAATCTACTTGGCATTCATCAGCCTTGGTCTTCCGGACGCACTTTTAGGATCTGCATGGCCTTCTATGTATCCGGCCTTTCATGTACCTGTTTCTTATGCCGGAATCATTTCCATGATCATAGCAGCCGGTACAGTTATATCCAGTCTGCAAAGTGACAGACTTACCAAAAAACTTGGCACCGGTAAGATTACTGCCATCAGTGTAGCTACCACTGCTGTTGCTTTATTCGGATTCTCTGTCAGTCATTCTTTTATCGCATTGTGTCTGTGGGCAGTTCCTTACGGGTTGGGCGGTGGAAGTGTCGATGCAGCACTTAACAATTATGTTGCTCTTCATTACGAAAGCCGACATATGAGCTGGCTGCACTGTATGTGGGGTGTCGGTGCTTCTATCGGACCTTATATTATGGGATACGCCTTGTCTAATAAACAGGGATGGTCTATGGGATACCGTTATATTTCGATTTTCCAGATAGGACTTACTGCTATTTTGATCATCAGCCTTCCTCTTTGGAAACAATTTCATAAGAAAGAACATATCGGACAATCTGCTTCCGGCTCTGGCAATACTTTACCTGTCCTGACATTAAAGCAGATTTTTCAGATTCCAGGAGCCAGGGAAATTCTCTTTGCTTTCTTCTGTTACTCTGCAGTTGAGCAGACATCCTCTCTCTGGGCCAGCAGTTACCTCGTACTGCACCTTGGATATTCTTCCGAGAAAGCGGCCGGATTTGCCAGTCTCTTCTTTATTGGAATTACTGTGGGCAGAGGCATCAGCGGCTTCATTACGTTTAAATTAAATGATTCGCAGATGATCCATCTTGGTGAAGGTATTATACTGCTCGGTGTCCTTGCCATGCTTCTGCCACTCGGGAAAACAGTCGCTTTAGCCGGACTTATCCTCATCGGATTGGGATGTGCACCGATTTATCCATCCATTATCCACTCAACTCCCGCACATTTCGGAGCAGATAAGTCTCAGGCGATCATCGGAGTTCAGATGGCTTTCGCTTATATCGGCACCTGCCTGATGCCCCCACTTTTTGGTATCATTGCAAGATCCATAAGCATTACACTCTTTCCGGCTTATCTTGGACTCTTTTTATGCATTATGTTCTTCATGTATGAAACAGTTATCCGAAAAACACATACCGTATAA
- the radA gene encoding DNA repair protein RadA yields the protein MAKAKKSIYFCQNCGHEESKWLGQCPMCKEWNTFVEEKVSTPVSGVSRGSSVAKPKSQVVTLSSVSTTDEERTKTGIKELDRVLGGGIVQGSLVLVGGDPGIGKSTLLLQVCQKLADKQKKVLYISGEESLKQIKLRANRMGEFADSLFLLCETNLAAIQSVIEKETPDVVVIDSIQTMYNEEVSSAPGSVSQVRESTNVLMQLAKGLNISTFIVGHVTKEGTVAGPRVLEHMVDTVLYFEGDRHASYRILRGVKNRFGSTNEIGVFEMRREGLCEVENPSEFMLSGKPENASGSVVACAMEGTRPMLMEIQALICRSNFGMPRRTAAGLDYNRVNLLMAVLEKRMGLPLSNYDAYVNIAGGIRMNEPAADLGIVMAIASSYKNKPIAEDTIVFGEVGLSGEVRAVTMPEQRVAEAKKLGFKTCIVPAVALKSIGKVDGIEVIGVNSVNQAMNYI from the coding sequence ATGGCAAAAGCAAAGAAGAGTATATATTTCTGTCAGAATTGTGGACATGAGGAGAGCAAGTGGCTCGGACAGTGCCCGATGTGTAAAGAATGGAATACATTTGTAGAGGAAAAGGTGAGTACTCCGGTAAGTGGTGTATCCAGAGGAAGCAGCGTGGCGAAGCCAAAGAGCCAGGTTGTGACATTGTCCAGTGTATCGACGACAGATGAAGAACGAACAAAAACTGGAATAAAAGAATTAGACAGAGTATTAGGCGGGGGAATCGTACAAGGTTCCCTCGTATTAGTAGGCGGGGATCCCGGAATCGGAAAGTCCACATTATTGCTTCAGGTGTGCCAGAAACTGGCGGACAAGCAGAAGAAGGTGCTCTACATTTCCGGTGAGGAATCACTGAAGCAGATCAAGCTGCGTGCAAATCGTATGGGAGAATTTGCAGACAGCCTCTTTTTATTATGTGAGACGAATCTTGCAGCAATTCAAAGTGTGATTGAGAAAGAGACACCGGATGTGGTTGTGATTGATTCGATTCAGACGATGTATAACGAAGAGGTATCGTCTGCGCCGGGAAGTGTATCTCAGGTGCGCGAATCCACGAATGTATTGATGCAGCTCGCAAAAGGACTGAATATATCCACTTTTATCGTAGGACATGTGACGAAGGAAGGAACGGTTGCGGGACCGAGAGTGTTGGAGCATATGGTGGATACTGTGCTTTATTTTGAGGGTGACAGACACGCATCATACCGGATCTTACGTGGAGTAAAGAACCGTTTTGGTTCTACAAATGAGATCGGTGTGTTTGAGATGCGGAGAGAAGGACTGTGCGAAGTGGAGAATCCTTCGGAATTCATGCTGAGCGGCAAGCCGGAGAATGCGTCCGGATCTGTGGTGGCATGTGCGATGGAAGGTACAAGACCAATGCTGATGGAGATTCAGGCATTGATCTGTCGGAGTAATTTTGGAATGCCGAGAAGAACTGCGGCGGGACTGGATTATAACCGTGTCAATCTGCTGATGGCAGTTCTGGAAAAGAGGATGGGTCTGCCGTTATCCAATTATGATGCTTATGTCAATATTGCCGGTGGAATCCGTATGAATGAACCGGCGGCCGATCTTGGGATTGTAATGGCCATTGCTTCCAGCTATAAGAATAAACCGATCGCAGAAGATACGATCGTATTCGGGGAAGTAGGATTGAGCGGGGAAGTAAGGGCTGTGACCATGCCGGAGCAGAGAGTTGCAGAAGCAAAAAAGCTTGGATTTAAGACTTGTATTGTACCAGCGGTTGCATTGAAGTCCATTGGAAAAGTGGATGGAATAGAAGTGATCGGGGTCAATAGTGTGAATCAGGCGATGAATTATATTTAA
- a CDS encoding ATP-dependent Clp protease ATP-binding subunit encodes MDYTRQAKEVLKIAEKSTKEMAHPYVGTEHLLLGLRKVYTGVAAQVLGANGVDEENIQKVMSELISPSGEMTGRKRPEFSPRLEYILEDSKVEAEQFHSEEIGTEHMLIALIRDIDCVATKILTTLGVNLQKIYQEIFETVGIDPKAYQEEYGPEGGRKNGVLDQYGTDLTAEAEGGKLDPVIGREEEIGRLMQVLSRRTKNNPCLVGEPGVGKTAVIEGLATQIAEGIVPEGIRGKRIYTMDLASMIAGSKYRGEFEERMKRLIQEVKAAGNIILFLDEVHTIIGAGGAEGAMDASNILKPSLARGELQLIGATTIVEYRKYIEKDAALERRFQPITVEEPDKEQCLEILKGLCSRYEKHHKVKIQEEALEAAVNYSSRYINDRFLPDKAIDVVDEACSKVSLRGFKVPENVYKLEKTQTELAKELEDAIKSGNMTEASMLHKELNEAEEKLEQIKKRFHKRNDVKHLEVTEEDIAEVVSQWTKIPVSRLAESESAKLNKLEQTLHKRVIGQDEAVTAVAKSIKRGRVGLKDPKRPIGSFLFLGPTGVGKTELSKALAEALFGDENSMIRVDMSEYMEKHSVAKMIGSPPGYVGHDDGGQLSEQVRRHPYSVVLFDEIEKAHPDVFNILLQVLDDGHITDSQGRKVDFSNTVIIMTSNAGAQSIIDPKKLGFNTKEDAAGDYKRMKNNVMNEIKFIFRPEFLNRIDEILVFHPLTTEQMQKIVGLMCKELVKRAKEQLGIHLTIRDSVKKHIVETGMDKKYGARPLRRAVQNQLEDKLAEAILSGEIGRDMDVVAGMSKKEIKFTAKTTN; translated from the coding sequence ATGGATTATACAAGACAAGCGAAGGAAGTGCTGAAGATCGCAGAAAAAAGTACGAAAGAGATGGCACATCCTTATGTGGGAACAGAGCATCTGCTTCTGGGACTCAGAAAAGTATACACCGGTGTTGCGGCGCAGGTTCTGGGTGCGAACGGAGTAGATGAGGAGAATATACAGAAAGTAATGTCTGAACTGATATCTCCGTCAGGAGAGATGACGGGCAGAAAGAGACCGGAATTCAGTCCGAGACTGGAATACATTCTGGAAGACAGTAAAGTAGAAGCGGAACAATTCCATTCAGAAGAGATTGGAACAGAGCATATGCTGATAGCACTTATCCGTGATATAGACTGTGTAGCGACAAAGATTTTAACGACACTTGGAGTCAATCTTCAGAAGATATATCAGGAAATATTTGAGACTGTTGGCATTGACCCGAAGGCTTATCAGGAAGAATACGGACCGGAAGGAGGAAGAAAGAACGGGGTACTGGATCAGTATGGTACGGATCTGACAGCAGAGGCGGAAGGAGGAAAGCTTGATCCTGTTATTGGAAGAGAAGAGGAGATCGGACGTCTGATGCAGGTCTTAAGCAGACGGACCAAGAACAATCCGTGTCTGGTCGGAGAGCCGGGTGTCGGTAAGACGGCAGTGATCGAGGGACTTGCAACGCAGATTGCAGAAGGTATCGTGCCGGAAGGAATTCGTGGAAAACGTATTTATACGATGGATCTGGCGAGCATGATCGCGGGATCAAAATACCGTGGAGAGTTTGAAGAGCGTATGAAGCGTCTGATCCAGGAGGTAAAGGCAGCAGGTAATATCATTTTGTTCCTGGATGAAGTCCATACGATCATCGGTGCAGGCGGCGCAGAAGGAGCAATGGATGCGTCTAATATTCTGAAACCGTCCCTTGCAAGAGGAGAACTGCAGCTGATCGGTGCAACGACGATCGTAGAGTATCGCAAATACATCGAAAAAGATGCAGCACTGGAAAGAAGATTCCAGCCGATCACGGTGGAAGAGCCGGATAAAGAGCAGTGTCTTGAAATCTTAAAAGGCTTATGCTCCAGATATGAAAAACATCACAAAGTAAAGATACAGGAAGAAGCACTGGAGGCAGCAGTGAATTACTCCAGCCGTTATATCAATGACCGTTTCCTTCCGGATAAAGCAATTGATGTGGTGGATGAAGCGTGCTCAAAAGTGAGCCTGCGTGGATTTAAAGTACCGGAAAATGTATACAAACTGGAAAAGACACAGACAGAACTGGCGAAAGAACTGGAAGATGCGATCAAGAGTGGCAATATGACAGAGGCCTCCATGCTTCACAAAGAACTGAATGAAGCAGAAGAAAAATTAGAACAGATTAAGAAACGTTTCCATAAGAGAAATGATGTAAAACATCTGGAAGTGACAGAAGAAGACATTGCAGAGGTCGTATCACAGTGGACCAAAATTCCGGTGAGCCGTCTGGCAGAGTCGGAAAGTGCGAAGTTAAATAAACTGGAACAGACATTGCATAAGCGTGTGATTGGTCAGGATGAAGCAGTAACAGCGGTTGCCAAATCTATCAAGCGTGGAAGAGTCGGCTTGAAAGATCCGAAGCGTCCGATCGGTTCGTTCCTGTTCTTAGGACCAACCGGAGTCGGTAAGACAGAACTTTCCAAAGCACTTGCGGAAGCACTCTTTGGAGATGAGAATTCCATGATCCGTGTTGATATGTCGGAATATATGGAGAAACACAGTGTGGCCAAGATGATCGGTTCGCCTCCGGGATATGTCGGACACGATGACGGCGGCCAGCTCAGTGAGCAGGTGAGAAGACATCCATATTCGGTTGTGTTATTTGACGAGATCGAAAAAGCACATCCGGATGTATTCAATATTCTTCTTCAGGTGTTAGATGACGGGCATATCACAGATTCACAGGGAAGAAAAGTAGATTTCTCCAATACAGTGATCATCATGACTTCGAATGCAGGAGCGCAGTCTATCATTGATCCGAAGAAACTCGGATTCAATACAAAAGAAGATGCGGCGGGAGATTACAAACGGATGAAGAATAACGTAATGAATGAGATCAAATTCATCTTCCGTCCGGAATTTTTGAACCGTATTGATGAGATCCTTGTGTTCCATCCGCTAACGACAGAACAGATGCAGAAGATTGTCGGTCTGATGTGCAAAGAACTGGTTAAACGCGCAAAAGAACAGCTGGGAATCCATCTTACAATCCGTGATTCTGTGAAGAAGCATATCGTAGAGACCGGCATGGATAAGAAGTACGGGGCAAGACCACTCCGACGTGCCGTACAGAACCAGTTAGAGGATAAACTCGCTGAAGCAATCTTAAGCGGAGAAATCGGAAGAGACATGGATGTCGTTGCCGGAATGTCTAAAAAAGAAATTAAATTTACGGCAAAGACTACAAATTAA
- a CDS encoding GntR family transcriptional regulator, whose protein sequence is MLIEIDFNSNEAIYVQLQNQIIMGIATDAIREGDTLPSVRQLADTVGINMHTVNKAYSILRQEGFIQLDRRRGAVVAIDADKAQAMLKLREKLAILLAKGCCKNISREDVHALVDEIFDEYRR, encoded by the coding sequence ATGTTGATAGAAATTGATTTTAACAGCAATGAAGCAATCTATGTACAGTTGCAGAATCAGATCATCATGGGGATCGCAACAGACGCAATCCGTGAGGGAGATACCCTGCCGTCCGTCAGACAGCTGGCAGATACAGTAGGAATCAATATGCACACAGTGAACAAAGCATATTCGATCCTGAGGCAGGAAGGATTTATTCAGCTGGACAGAAGAAGGGGAGCAGTGGTCGCCATTGATGCGGATAAGGCACAGGCCATGCTAAAACTCCGGGAAAAGCTTGCGATATTACTTGCAAAGGGATGCTGCAAGAATATCAGCAGAGAAGATGTGCATGCATTGGTAGATGAGATATTTGACGAATATAGAAGATAG
- the purD gene encoding phosphoribosylamine--glycine ligase: protein MKVLIVGSGGREHAIAYSVAKSDKVDKIYCTPGNAGIAEFAECAPIGAMEFDKIVAFAKEKEIDLVIVGMDDPLVGGLVDELEAAGIRTFGPRKNAAILEGSKAFSKDLMKKYNIPTAAYENFTDPAKAIEYLKTEAKFPIVLKADGLALGKGVLICKDLEEAEEGVKTIMLDKKFGTAGNEMVIEEFMTGREVSVLSFVDGNTIKTMTSAQDHKRAGDGDTGLNTGGMGTFSPSPFYTEEVDEFCKKYVYQPTVDAMKAEGRPFKGVIFFGLMLTADGPKVLEYNARFGDPEAQVVLPRMKNDIIDVVEACIDGTLDQIDLQFEDNAAVCVVLASDGYPVKYDKGLPISGLDEFGKHEGYYCFHAGTKFDGDQIVTNGGRVLGVTAKGKDLKEARANAYTATEWVKFDNKYMRHDIGKAIDEA, encoded by the coding sequence ATGAAAGTATTAATCGTTGGAAGTGGCGGAAGAGAACATGCAATCGCATACAGCGTTGCAAAAAGCGATAAGGTAGACAAGATTTACTGCACTCCGGGCAATGCGGGAATTGCGGAATTTGCAGAATGCGCACCGATCGGAGCCATGGAATTTGACAAGATCGTAGCATTTGCAAAAGAAAAAGAGATTGATCTCGTAATCGTAGGAATGGATGATCCACTGGTTGGCGGTTTGGTAGACGAACTGGAAGCAGCAGGCATCCGCACCTTCGGACCTAGAAAGAATGCAGCCATCCTTGAGGGATCAAAAGCATTTTCCAAGGATCTTATGAAGAAATACAACATTCCGACTGCAGCGTATGAGAATTTCACAGATCCTGCCAAGGCAATCGAATATCTGAAGACAGAAGCCAAATTCCCGATCGTATTAAAAGCAGACGGTCTGGCACTTGGAAAAGGTGTGCTGATCTGTAAGGATCTGGAAGAGGCAGAAGAAGGCGTGAAGACGATCATGCTGGATAAGAAATTCGGTACAGCCGGTAATGAGATGGTTATTGAAGAATTCATGACAGGAAGGGAAGTATCTGTATTATCATTTGTAGATGGTAATACGATTAAGACCATGACTTCCGCACAGGATCACAAGCGCGCAGGAGACGGAGATACCGGTCTGAATACAGGCGGAATGGGAACATTTTCCCCAAGCCCGTTCTATACAGAGGAAGTAGACGAGTTCTGTAAGAAATATGTATATCAGCCTACAGTAGATGCTATGAAAGCAGAAGGAAGACCTTTCAAAGGTGTTATTTTCTTCGGACTGATGTTGACAGCAGACGGACCAAAGGTTCTGGAATACAATGCCAGATTCGGAGATCCAGAGGCACAGGTTGTTCTTCCTAGAATGAAGAATGATATCATTGATGTAGTAGAAGCTTGTATAGACGGTACTCTGGATCAGATCGACCTGCAGTTTGAAGACAATGCGGCAGTATGTGTCGTTCTGGCAAGTGACGGATATCCGGTGAAATATGACAAAGGACTTCCAATCAGCGGACTGGATGAATTTGGGAAACATGAAGGCTATTACTGCTTCCATGCAGGAACGAAGTTCGACGGAGACCAGATCGTGACCAATGGCGGACGTGTACTTGGCGTGACAGCAAAGGGAAAAGACTTGAAAGAAGCAAGAGCCAATGCATATACGGCTACGGAATGGGTGAAATTCGATAATAAATATATGCGTCATGATATTGGAAAAGCAATTGACGAGGCGTAA
- the purN gene encoding phosphoribosylglycinamide formyltransferase, which translates to MLNVVVLVSGGGTNLQAIIDAVDSGVITNTKIAGVISNNKNAYALERAEKHGIPNQCISPKDYESREIFNQEFMKAVDALQPDLIVLAGFLVVIPAEMIAKYRNRMINIHPSLIPAFCGTGFYGLKVHEKALERGVKVVGATVHFVDEGTDTGPIILQKAVEVEQGDTPEVLQRRVMEQAEWKILPRAIDLIANGKVKVEGHHVTIES; encoded by the coding sequence ATGCTAAATGTCGTAGTTCTGGTATCCGGCGGCGGAACGAATCTGCAGGCAATCATAGATGCGGTAGATTCCGGCGTGATCACGAACACGAAGATTGCCGGTGTGATCAGTAATAATAAAAATGCATATGCACTGGAGCGTGCCGAGAAACACGGCATTCCGAATCAGTGCATTTCTCCAAAAGATTATGAAAGCCGTGAGATTTTCAATCAGGAATTTATGAAGGCTGTAGATGCTCTGCAGCCGGATTTGATCGTACTGGCCGGATTCCTTGTAGTGATTCCTGCAGAAATGATCGCAAAATACAGAAACCGTATGATCAATATCCATCCATCCCTGATTCCGGCATTCTGCGGAACCGGGTTCTATGGGCTGAAGGTGCATGAAAAAGCACTGGAACGCGGCGTGAAAGTGGTAGGAGCCACAGTGCATTTTGTGGATGAAGGGACCGATACAGGCCCGATCATTTTACAGAAAGCAGTTGAAGTAGAACAGGGAGACACTCCGGAAGTTCTGCAGAGACGTGTGATGGAGCAGGCAGAGTGGAAGATCTTGCCAAGAGCCATTGATCTGATTGCAAACGGCAAAGTAAAAGTAGAAGGACATCATGTGACGATCGAGTCATAG
- the purM gene encoding phosphoribosylformylglycinamidine cyclo-ligase → MDYKKAGVDIEAGYKSVELMKEHVKKTMRPEVLGGLGGFSGAFSLAKIKEMEEPVLLSGTDGCGTKVKLAMIMDKHDTIGIDAVAMCVNDIACAGGEPLFFLDYIACGKNYPEKIASIVKGVAEGCLQSEAALIGGETAEHPGLMPEDEYDLAGFAVGVCDKKDMITGEDLKAGDVLVGMASTGVHSNGFSLVRKVFEMTKESLDTYYDDLGTTLGEALLAPTRIYVKALKSVKNAGVKVKACSHITGGGFYENIPRMLKDGVRAVVEKDSYPIPPIFTKLAKEGNVDEYAMYNTYNMGIGMIVAVDPADVDKTMEAIKATGDTPYVIGHIEDGEKGVTLC, encoded by the coding sequence ATGGATTACAAAAAAGCTGGTGTGGATATTGAAGCAGGTTACAAGTCAGTAGAACTTATGAAAGAGCATGTAAAGAAGACCATGCGTCCGGAAGTTCTGGGCGGACTCGGCGGATTCTCAGGAGCATTCTCTCTTGCGAAGATCAAAGAGATGGAAGAGCCGGTACTGTTATCCGGAACAGACGGATGCGGAACAAAGGTAAAACTTGCCATGATCATGGATAAGCATGATACCATCGGAATTGATGCAGTAGCTATGTGTGTAAATGATATCGCATGTGCAGGTGGAGAGCCATTATTCTTCTTAGATTACATTGCATGTGGCAAGAACTATCCGGAGAAGATCGCATCGATCGTAAAAGGTGTGGCAGAAGGTTGTCTCCAGTCAGAAGCAGCACTGATCGGTGGTGAGACGGCAGAACACCCTGGACTTATGCCGGAAGACGAATACGACCTTGCAGGATTCGCAGTTGGTGTGTGCGACAAGAAGGACATGATCACAGGAGAAGACTTAAAAGCTGGAGATGTACTGGTCGGTATGGCATCTACAGGTGTCCACAGCAACGGATTTTCTCTGGTACGTAAAGTATTCGAGATGACAAAAGAATCCCTAGATACATATTATGATGACCTTGGAACGACACTTGGAGAGGCACTGCTTGCGCCGACAAGAATCTATGTCAAAGCATTAAAGAGCGTAAAGAACGCAGGCGTGAAAGTGAAAGCCTGCAGCCATATCACAGGCGGCGGATTCTATGAGAACATTCCGAGAATGTTAAAAGACGGAGTAAGGGCTGTTGTAGAAAAAGACAGCTACCCGATTCCTCCAATTTTCACAAAGCTTGCAAAAGAGGGTAACGTTGACGAGTATGCAATGTACAATACTTATAACATGGGTATCGGTATGATCGTTGCCGTTGATCCTGCTGATGTGGATAAGACAATGGAAGCAATCAAAGCGACAGGTGATACTCCGTATGTGATCGGTCATATCGAAGACGGAGAAAAAGGAGTGACATTATGCTAA
- the purE gene encoding 5-(carboxyamino)imidazole ribonucleotide mutase yields the protein MPKVGIIMGSDSDLKVMSKAAVMLEELEIEYEMTIISAHREPDELIEWTRGAEDRGIKVMIAGAGMAAALPGMCAALFALPVIGVPLSGKNLDGMDAVFSIMQMPPGVPVATVAIDGAKNAAILAAKILAASDEELLNKLKAYTAEQKEAVKAKAAKLDSIGYEAYLASK from the coding sequence ATGCCAAAAGTAGGAATTATTATGGGCAGTGACTCAGATCTTAAGGTTATGAGTAAGGCTGCAGTAATGCTGGAAGAGTTAGAAATCGAGTATGAGATGACGATCATCTCAGCACATCGTGAACCAGATGAACTGATTGAATGGACCAGAGGAGCAGAAGACCGTGGAATCAAGGTTATGATCGCCGGTGCAGGAATGGCAGCAGCCCTTCCGGGAATGTGTGCAGCATTATTTGCCCTTCCGGTTATTGGTGTACCTCTTTCAGGAAAGAATCTGGATGGAATGGATGCAGTGTTCTCAATCATGCAGATGCCGCCGGGGGTTCCGGTTGCAACCGTTGCGATCGACGGAGCAAAGAATGCAGCAATTCTTGCAGCAAAGATTCTTGCAGCTTCAGATGAAGAACTTCTGAATAAATTAAAAGCTTATACAGCAGAGCAGAAAGAGGCAGTCAAAGCCAAAGCAGCAAAGCTTGATTCTATCGGATATGAGGCATATCTGGCATCAAAATAA